The Thermosynechococcus sp. HN-54 DNA segment TGTACTGGAATTGCTGCATGAGCTGCGGCACAACGGTTTTGTTGTAGTGATCTTTGAGGCGTTGGGACATGGGGCTTCTCCTAGGGGCATTCTCTGGGCTGGGTCAGAGAGGGGGAAACGAGTTAGACCTAATCAATGATTTCGCCAGTTTTCTTGAGCATCCGTACCTTACGGCCATCTTCGGTGTAGGTGTAGCAGATGCGGCTGGCCACGTTTTGCTTGGTGGAGTAGAGCATCACCTTACAACTGTGAATCGGGGCTTCCTTGGTGATAATTTGCCCGGATTCTCCCTCTTGGCGAGGCTTGACGTGTTTGGTTTTCAGGTTTACCCCTTTGACAATCACTTGACTGGTCTTGGGGAAAACGGCAAGGACTTCCCCCACTTTGGCTTTGTCACTGCCGGCGATGACTTGAACTGTGTCCCCTTTTTTCACGTGCATGCGATAGCGCACAGGCTTTTTGTTTGCTTTCTTGGCCGCCATTAGAGTACCTCCGGTGCCAATGAAACAATTTTCGTGAAGTTTTTATCCCGCAGTTCACGAGCCACAGGACCAAAGACACGGGTGCCGCGAGGGTTGCCCTCTTGGTTGATCAAGACAGCGGCATTGTCATCAAAGCGAATGCTCATGCCACTTTCACGACGGATGGTTTTGCGGGTGCGCACAATTACAGCTCGCACCACATCGGATTTTTTCACTGCCATATTGGGGGTGGCGTCTTTGACGGTGGCAATGATCACATCGCCGACACTGCCGTAGCGACGGTTGCCGCCGCCGAGCACACGAATGCAGAGGAGCTTTTTGGCGCCGCTATTGTCGGCAACGTTGAGATAGGTTTCCTGTTGAATCATGGCTGGCTCTCCTTAGGCAGTGCGAGGACTGAGAATCTCGGCAATGACCCAACGCTTGGTGCGACTTAGGGGACGGGTTTCCCGAATGCGCACGCGATCGCCCACTTTGGCTTCGTTGTTTTCATCATGGGCTTTGTAGCGGCGGGTTTTGACGACAATTTTGCCGTACTTAGGATGGGGGGCGCGGTTTTCGACGGCAACGACGACGGTTTTTTGCATTTTGTCGCTGACGACGACGCCAACACGTTCTTTAACTGCCATTAGTCTTGGCCTCCACTGCGGCGACGTTCATTCTCAAGGGTTAAAAGCTGTGCCAACTCGTGGCGCAAATGCTTAAATTGATGGGGCTTGACCTCTTGGCGGGTGGCTTTTTTGAAGCGCAGATCAAAAAGCTCTTTCTTAATCGCGGCAATCCGATCGCTCACCTCTTGATCACTCAGTTCCCGCAGGTCTTTCATTTTCGTTAGTGCCATTCTTAACCCTCCTGTTGTTCCTCTTCTTGATTGCGCACCAGAAAACGGGTCTTGATCGGCATTTTGTAGGCAGCAAGGCGCATGGCTTCGCGGGCAACTGCCTCCGGCACACCGGCAATTTCATACATAATGCGACCGGGTTTGACCACCGCTACCCAGTACTCCGGTGAGCCTTTCCCTGACCCCATCCGCGTTTCCGCTGGCCGCATCGTCACGGGCTTATCGGGGAAAATGCGAATCCAGATTTTGCCGCCCCGGCGGATATAGCGGGTCATGGCACGACGACCGGCCTCAATTTGCCGTGAGGTGATCCAAGCGGGTTCAAGGGCTTGAAGGGCATAGTCGCCAAAGTGGATGGAGTTACCGCGACTGGCAACCCCGGTCATGCGACCCCGCTGCTGTTTGCGAAATTTTGTACGCTTTGGACTTAACATCGCTGGCTTCCCTGTTAGTTAGAGCGATTTTCAAATTGGGGTAGGCGGCGTTGGGGACTGCGGCGACTGGGTTCCCGTGTTACTACTTCGGTTTGCCTTGGCAGTACCTCACCTTTGAAGATCCACACCTTCACGCCCAAAATGCCGTAGATCGTGCGCGCGGTGCGGTAGGCATAGTCAATGTCTGCCCGTAGGGTATGCAGGGGAACGCGACCCTCCCGTGTCCACTCGGTGCGGGCAATCTCTGCCCCATTCAGGCGACCCGCCACTTGGACTTTGATTCCCTCAATGCCTGCTCGCTGTGCCC contains these protein-coding regions:
- the rplX gene encoding 50S ribosomal protein L24 translates to MAAKKANKKPVRYRMHVKKGDTVQVIAGSDKAKVGEVLAVFPKTSQVIVKGVNLKTKHVKPRQEGESGQIITKEAPIHSCKVMLYSTKQNVASRICYTYTEDGRKVRMLKKTGEIID
- the rplN gene encoding 50S ribosomal protein L14 codes for the protein MIQQETYLNVADNSGAKKLLCIRVLGGGNRRYGSVGDVIIATVKDATPNMAVKKSDVVRAVIVRTRKTIRRESGMSIRFDDNAAVLINQEGNPRGTRVFGPVARELRDKNFTKIVSLAPEVL
- the rpsQ gene encoding 30S ribosomal protein S17: MAVKERVGVVVSDKMQKTVVVAVENRAPHPKYGKIVVKTRRYKAHDENNEAKVGDRVRIRETRPLSRTKRWVIAEILSPRTA
- the rpmC gene encoding 50S ribosomal protein L29, with amino-acid sequence MALTKMKDLRELSDQEVSDRIAAIKKELFDLRFKKATRQEVKPHQFKHLRHELAQLLTLENERRRSGGQD
- the rplP gene encoding 50S ribosomal protein L16, giving the protein MLSPKRTKFRKQQRGRMTGVASRGNSIHFGDYALQALEPAWITSRQIEAGRRAMTRYIRRGGKIWIRIFPDKPVTMRPAETRMGSGKGSPEYWVAVVKPGRIMYEIAGVPEAVAREAMRLAAYKMPIKTRFLVRNQEEEQQEG